Proteins found in one Pseudomonas mosselii genomic segment:
- a CDS encoding glycosyltransferase has product MTSRSEPRILQFCHGYDGPFLDCARQYASLFQGSGYKVTTVFLTGAADAQVAAGCASDEVLFLEFSSKAVRGLKLGAIRALRKIAAQRNFSFCIAHRFKPIYVALLGTGLPVIGVHHAFGDYERKGRRLFANLFRKRLSLLGVSDAVRDDMRRCLGQWPAERIQTLYNRIDVEALQASLVPCDEARRALGLDERAWVVGNVGRLHPDKDQATLLRGFAEALPGLPTGARLAILGKGRLEAKLKALAAELGITDQVDFLGQVPDARRYFRAFDVFALSSDHEPFGMVLLEAMVAGVPVLATACGGAREVVEGVGVLFPLGDAAQLAQGLKHMAGLGAQQREACAGHMLQRLQQRFSDQAVRDAFWKLPQVRALKAEA; this is encoded by the coding sequence ATGACCAGCCGCTCTGAACCGCGCATCCTGCAGTTCTGCCATGGTTATGACGGGCCGTTCCTCGATTGTGCCCGTCAATACGCCAGCCTGTTCCAAGGCAGCGGCTACAAGGTCACTACCGTGTTCCTCACCGGGGCAGCGGACGCGCAGGTCGCGGCTGGCTGTGCCTCGGACGAGGTGCTGTTTCTCGAGTTCAGTTCCAAGGCCGTGCGCGGCCTGAAGCTGGGCGCGATCCGCGCGCTGCGCAAGATCGCCGCGCAGCGCAATTTCAGCTTTTGCATCGCCCACCGCTTCAAGCCGATCTATGTCGCGCTGCTCGGGACCGGCCTGCCGGTGATCGGCGTGCACCATGCCTTCGGCGACTATGAGCGCAAAGGGCGGCGGCTGTTCGCCAACCTGTTCCGCAAGCGCCTTAGCCTGCTCGGTGTGTCGGACGCGGTGCGTGACGACATGCGTCGCTGCTTGGGCCAGTGGCCGGCCGAGCGTATTCAGACCCTGTACAACCGCATCGACGTCGAGGCACTGCAGGCCAGCCTGGTGCCGTGTGACGAGGCGCGCCGTGCACTGGGTCTGGATGAACGTGCCTGGGTGGTCGGCAACGTCGGTCGCCTGCATCCGGACAAGGACCAGGCCACGCTGCTGCGCGGCTTTGCCGAAGCCTTGCCGGGGCTGCCGACCGGCGCGCGCCTGGCGATTCTGGGCAAGGGGCGTCTCGAGGCGAAACTCAAGGCCCTGGCCGCTGAGCTGGGCATCACCGACCAGGTCGACTTCCTCGGCCAGGTCCCGGATGCCCGCCGTTACTTCCGCGCTTTCGACGTGTTCGCCCTGAGCTCCGACCATGAGCCGTTTGGCATGGTCTTGCTCGAAGCCATGGTCGCTGGCGTGCCGGTGCTGGCCACCGCCTGTGGCGGCGCCCGGGAAGTGGTCGAGGGTGTGGGTGTGCTGTTCCCGCTGGGCGATGCCGCGCAGCTGGCCCAGGGCCTGAAGCACATGGCCGGCCTGGGTGCGCAGCAGCGCGAGGCATGCGCCGGGCATATGCTGCAGCGTCTGCAGCAGCGCTTCAGCGACCAGGCGGTGCGGGATGCCTTCTGGAAACTGCCGCAAGTCCGCGCGCTGAAGGCGGAGGCTTGA
- a CDS encoding antimicrobial resistance protein Mig-14 gives MLNHLKAWRERGWQVIDVAAYSDAWQRYGGSVATHPLVIEQLADLAGIPVRYLGWFQGAELKAALPTWGRHLALSKDVLKREGKKGLFDLGNAEIILPAAADAGAPLRHAGRYLSELNQGRFAGLKAQPEQLAMARPHEDLSKKFRYNQRRELRLLEEAGGQVRPISDFTAAEVAAMYCDLFQRRWGFPATGAARMAEVVERLRELLVGSVLFLDGAPIAIQLVYRVEAPQWISVEYVNGGVDPETKAFSPGSVLSFLNTQSAWEQATARGKALRFSFGRADREYKDRWCNPVPVFQS, from the coding sequence ATGCTCAATCATCTCAAGGCCTGGCGCGAACGCGGCTGGCAAGTGATCGACGTGGCCGCGTACAGCGACGCCTGGCAGCGTTATGGCGGCAGTGTCGCCACGCACCCGTTGGTGATCGAGCAACTGGCGGACCTGGCCGGGATCCCGGTGCGTTACCTGGGCTGGTTCCAGGGCGCCGAGCTCAAGGCCGCGCTGCCGACCTGGGGGCGCCACCTGGCGCTGTCCAAGGACGTGCTCAAGCGCGAAGGCAAGAAAGGCCTGTTCGACCTGGGCAATGCCGAGATCATCCTGCCGGCCGCCGCCGATGCCGGGGCGCCGCTGCGCCACGCCGGTCGCTACCTGTCGGAGTTGAACCAGGGGCGTTTCGCCGGCTTGAAGGCACAACCCGAGCAGTTGGCCATGGCACGTCCCCACGAGGACCTGTCGAAGAAGTTCCGCTACAACCAGCGTCGTGAGCTGCGCTTGCTGGAAGAGGCGGGCGGTCAGGTGCGACCGATCAGCGATTTCACTGCAGCCGAGGTCGCCGCGATGTACTGTGATTTGTTCCAGCGTCGCTGGGGCTTCCCGGCCACCGGCGCGGCCCGCATGGCCGAGGTGGTCGAGCGCTTGCGCGAGCTGCTGGTCGGATCGGTGCTGTTCCTCGACGGGGCGCCCATCGCCATTCAACTGGTGTATCGCGTCGAGGCGCCGCAATGGATCAGCGTCGAATACGTCAACGGCGGGGTCGATCCAGAGACCAAGGCCTTCAGCCCTGGGAGCGTATTGAGCTTCCTAAACACCCAGTCTGCCTGGGAGCAAGCCACGGCCCGCGGCAAGGCATTGCGGTTCTCGTTCGGTCGTGCGGACCGTGAGTACAAGGACCGTTGGTGCAACCCTGTACCGGTGTTCCAGTCGTGA
- a CDS encoding PIG-L deacetylase family protein encodes MSRKQQLLKRHRRNKRLVLLVGLVLLVALGVLGVWWLPLLLLALLWGAHEAWFADHLFYSPGEDYAYRFAKDTREVAASLRGDLLQTDVALQGDETLILEIGIRSRWLGRFLDPRVELLAGAASDVQTFERGVNGVRFLNLTGLAEPLAAGTLRLRGRHCRLKESARLWITPAVKLRNRRVMVIAPHADDAELAAYGLYSQADEAWVVTLTAGEIEAEHYQAMGLAKAEAARLKGRLRAWDSIAVPRWAGVPESHCVQLGYFCLQLPVMQAAPDLPVGSREADLADIRPFRRFNPFPLPADVDGAPSWHNLLADLRALFEMARPQVLVMPHPVLDPHPDHICAQAAVLEALQGLAWQPETLLCYANHLHDNDRWPMGDSGDGVALPPQLQAAEAWAPCSLVLDIDTQRDKAMALGMMHDLQPAPPFKRRLRRALQRWLAGRRPSPYGENEFFRKAVRRHELFWRRDL; translated from the coding sequence GTGAGCCGCAAGCAGCAGTTGCTCAAGCGCCACCGGCGCAACAAGCGCCTGGTGCTGCTGGTGGGCCTGGTGCTGCTGGTTGCGTTGGGCGTGTTGGGTGTGTGGTGGTTACCGCTGTTGTTGCTGGCGCTGCTGTGGGGGGCGCACGAGGCCTGGTTCGCCGATCACCTGTTCTACTCGCCGGGCGAAGACTACGCTTACCGTTTTGCCAAGGACACTCGCGAAGTCGCGGCGAGCCTGCGGGGCGATCTGCTGCAGACCGATGTTGCACTGCAAGGTGACGAGACACTGATCCTTGAAATCGGTATTCGGAGCCGTTGGCTCGGGCGTTTCCTTGATCCTCGCGTCGAGCTGCTGGCGGGGGCCGCCAGCGACGTGCAGACGTTCGAGCGTGGCGTCAACGGAGTGCGATTCCTCAATCTGACCGGGTTGGCCGAACCATTGGCGGCCGGCACGTTGCGTCTGCGTGGTCGGCATTGCCGATTGAAAGAGTCAGCGCGCTTGTGGATAACCCCAGCGGTCAAGCTGCGCAACCGCCGAGTGATGGTCATTGCCCCCCATGCCGACGACGCCGAGTTGGCGGCCTATGGGCTCTACAGCCAGGCCGACGAAGCTTGGGTTGTCACCCTGACTGCCGGTGAGATCGAGGCCGAACACTACCAGGCCATGGGCCTGGCCAAGGCTGAGGCGGCCAGGCTGAAGGGCCGCCTGCGCGCCTGGGATAGCATCGCCGTGCCACGTTGGGCAGGCGTGCCGGAGTCGCATTGCGTGCAGCTGGGCTACTTCTGCCTGCAATTGCCAGTCATGCAGGCTGCGCCGGATCTGCCGGTGGGCTCGCGTGAAGCCGACCTGGCCGACATTCGTCCCTTCCGCCGTTTCAATCCGTTCCCGCTGCCGGCCGATGTCGATGGTGCGCCAAGCTGGCACAACCTGCTGGCCGACCTGCGTGCCCTGTTCGAGATGGCCCGGCCCCAGGTGCTGGTGATGCCGCACCCGGTGCTCGATCCGCACCCGGACCACATCTGTGCCCAGGCCGCAGTGCTCGAGGCGCTGCAAGGCCTGGCGTGGCAGCCTGAAACGTTGTTGTGCTACGCCAACCACCTGCATGACAACGACCGCTGGCCGATGGGCGACAGCGGTGATGGCGTCGCCCTGCCGCCGCAGTTGCAAGCCGCCGAAGCCTGGGCACCCTGCAGCCTGGTGCTGGATATCGACACCCAGCGCGACAAGGCCATGGCCCTGGGCATGATGCATGACCTGCAACCTGCCCCCCCCTTCAAGCGTCGCCTGCGCCGTGCGTTGCAACGCTGGCTGGCAGGGCGCCGCCCATCGCCGTACGGAGAGAATGAATTCTTCCGCAAGGCGGTGCGCCGACATGAACTGTTCTGGCGTCGCGACCTGTGA